A window of the Dyadobacter pollutisoli genome harbors these coding sequences:
- a CDS encoding ISAon1 family transposase gives MDNNPVSCSQLGKYFHLDGKQLQQQYKDHISDYKDWGQREHAAEWLLYPENTGPYLSIDETSLSNGELYTIVTNKAAKGRKGSLLAMIKGTQAASVIEVLRKIPKRIRSKVREVTLDMAANMGMIVSRCFSKAAKVIDRFHVQKLAYDAVQEIRIKHRWQALDQENQAIEAAKQAGVPYEPEILANGDTIKQLLVRSRYLLFKHCDKWTASQIQRSRLLFERYPLINQAYKLATGLGTIFRTCKSKEHAFKKLALWYNQVEDCGLDSFKTVAKSIQTHYLDILNFFNNRSTNASAESFNAKIKAFRSSSRGVRDIPFFLFRLTKLYA, from the coding sequence ATTGATAATAATCCCGTCAGTTGTTCACAGCTAGGCAAATACTTTCATCTCGACGGCAAACAGCTTCAACAGCAATACAAGGACCACATCAGTGATTACAAAGACTGGGGTCAGCGCGAGCATGCTGCTGAATGGCTTTTGTATCCAGAAAACACCGGTCCATATTTAAGTATTGACGAAACTTCACTATCCAATGGCGAACTTTACACGATTGTAACTAATAAGGCTGCAAAAGGTAGAAAAGGCTCTTTGCTGGCAATGATAAAGGGTACGCAAGCAGCATCAGTGATTGAGGTTTTGCGAAAAATTCCCAAGCGTATTCGCAGCAAAGTGCGGGAAGTAACACTGGATATGGCTGCCAATATGGGAATGATAGTCAGTCGGTGTTTCTCCAAAGCAGCAAAGGTTATAGACCGGTTTCACGTTCAAAAACTTGCTTATGATGCTGTCCAGGAAATCAGGATCAAACATCGTTGGCAAGCTCTGGATCAAGAGAATCAGGCTATTGAAGCTGCAAAGCAGGCAGGTGTGCCATACGAACCTGAAATTCTTGCAAACGGTGATACAATCAAGCAGCTATTGGTCAGAAGCCGTTATTTGTTATTTAAGCACTGCGACAAATGGACTGCTTCGCAAATCCAGCGTTCCAGATTGCTCTTTGAGCGTTATCCGCTCATAAACCAAGCCTACAAGCTGGCGACAGGATTAGGGACAATTTTTAGGACTTGTAAATCAAAAGAACATGCCTTCAAAAAGCTTGCGCTCTGGTACAATCAAGTGGAAGATTGCGGCCTTGATTCTTTCAAAACCGTTGCCAAATCTATTCAAACCCACTATCTGGACATTCTGAACTTCTTCAATAACAGAAGCACGAATGCTTCGGCTGAGTCCTTCAATGCGAAGATCAAGGCTTTTAGGTCGTCATCCAGAGGAGTGAGAGATATTCCATTTTTCCTATTCAGGCTTACCAAACTCTATGCTTAA
- a CDS encoding protein-tyrosine-phosphatase, which translates to MNLINLLIISFLTTAATMPSQNLDIKKVLNPKLSAYINTIKEDFSKIPKDRLAELDKIAQFIEKQVKAAQPAQLTYICTHNSRRSHFGQIWAATAAAYYDIPNVKAYSGGTEATAFNERAVAACVRAGFDVAKISEGKNPVYHVSYADGTEPVKAFSKKYNDSSNPQSNFCAIMTCSQADEACPVVKGAASRVAIPYNDPKEFDGKPEEAAKYDERCKQIATETLYVFSKVKM; encoded by the coding sequence ATGAACCTGATCAATTTATTAATTATATCCTTTTTGACTACTGCTGCCACCATGCCATCGCAAAACCTCGACATCAAGAAAGTCTTGAATCCAAAGCTGTCTGCTTACATCAACACCATTAAGGAAGACTTCTCAAAAATACCCAAAGACCGCCTGGCGGAACTTGACAAGATTGCACAATTTATAGAAAAGCAAGTAAAAGCGGCACAACCGGCGCAGCTGACTTATATCTGTACCCATAATTCCAGACGCAGCCATTTCGGACAAATCTGGGCAGCTACTGCCGCTGCCTACTATGATATTCCCAATGTGAAAGCATATTCCGGCGGTACTGAGGCTACCGCATTCAATGAACGAGCTGTTGCTGCCTGTGTGAGAGCGGGTTTTGATGTTGCAAAAATATCAGAAGGCAAAAACCCCGTTTATCATGTAAGCTATGCGGATGGAACTGAACCTGTAAAGGCATTCTCGAAGAAATATAATGACAGTAGCAATCCTCAAAGCAATTTCTGCGCTATAATGACCTGTTCCCAGGCTGATGAAGCTTGTCCTGTTGTAAAAGGTGCTGCTTCAAGGGTTGCCATCCCTTATAATGACCCGAAGGAATTTGATGGTAAACCGGAAGAAGCGGCCAAATACGACGAACGTTGCAAGCAGATCGCGACAGAAACACTCTATGTTTTTTCAAAGGTGAAAATGTGA
- a CDS encoding ISAon1 family transposase: MDTRANDVWSIGRFYGVNGKDLLRHYRDFQSGFKDWDQRGHAKKWLLYPENLGPQLSIDETSLSRGELYTILTNKAAKGGRGSIVAIVAGTKAEVVIEVIRKIPEAQRKKVTEITLDMAGSMTMIAKRCFSQATRVTDRFHVQRLAVEALQELRIKHRWEALDRENDAIEQATVTQTEYVAEVLSNGDTVKQLLARSRYALYKKPNTWTENQKERAHLVFERFPDLKKAYDLAQELSNIFTNTTEKIYGLTRLAKWHEKVRQSGFKSFNTVARSIENHYKTIVNYFDNRSTNASAESFNAKIKAFRSQFRGVRNVEFFLYRLTQLYA; this comes from the coding sequence GTGGATACGAGGGCTAATGATGTTTGGAGTATTGGCCGTTTTTATGGCGTCAATGGCAAGGATCTGTTACGCCACTACCGTGATTTTCAGAGCGGATTCAAAGATTGGGACCAGAGAGGGCACGCAAAAAAATGGCTTCTGTACCCTGAAAATTTGGGACCACAGCTATCGATAGACGAAACCAGCCTTTCCCGTGGTGAACTTTATACAATACTTACAAACAAAGCTGCTAAAGGCGGAAGAGGGAGTATAGTAGCTATTGTGGCCGGCACTAAGGCGGAAGTGGTCATTGAGGTCATTCGTAAGATCCCCGAGGCTCAACGCAAAAAAGTAACAGAAATAACTCTGGATATGGCCGGTAGTATGACTATGATTGCTAAGCGGTGTTTTTCGCAAGCTACACGCGTTACTGACCGTTTTCACGTGCAAAGGCTAGCTGTTGAAGCTTTGCAAGAACTCCGCATCAAACACCGCTGGGAAGCTCTGGATAGAGAAAATGATGCCATTGAACAAGCGACAGTCACTCAAACCGAATATGTCGCGGAAGTATTGTCAAACGGAGACACCGTTAAGCAACTGTTGGCACGTAGCAGATATGCACTTTACAAAAAGCCAAACACCTGGACTGAGAATCAAAAAGAGAGAGCCCATCTGGTCTTTGAGCGCTTCCCAGACCTTAAAAAAGCATATGATCTGGCTCAGGAACTTAGCAATATCTTCACCAATACGACCGAAAAGATTTACGGATTAACTAGGCTTGCAAAGTGGCATGAAAAGGTCAGGCAATCCGGTTTTAAATCATTTAATACGGTCGCCCGATCGATCGAGAACCACTATAAAACTATCGTCAATTACTTCGATAATCGGAGCACTAACGCTTCGGCAGAATCCTTCAATGCTAAAATCAAAGCGTTTAGAAGTCAATTCAGAGGCGTAAGAAATGTAGAGTTCTTCCTTTACAGGCTCACTCAATTATATGCTTAA
- a CDS encoding ISAon1 family transposase N-terminal region protein, with amino-acid sequence MQESYQALVRFLLPEGILDYFELSKIVEGLTGLNIYLEEKNLPPAEYKDQKLESKGFLPEIYIQDFPIRNQRVTLCIKRRRWEVKDTGDIVSRDWNVVQQGTRMTKEFADFLKTMY; translated from the coding sequence TTGCAAGAGTCTTACCAAGCCCTAGTCCGTTTCCTGTTGCCCGAGGGCATCCTCGATTATTTCGAGCTTTCCAAAATAGTTGAAGGCCTCACTGGCCTGAATATCTATCTGGAAGAAAAGAATCTTCCTCCTGCCGAATACAAGGATCAAAAATTAGAGTCCAAAGGCTTTTTACCCGAGATATACATTCAGGATTTTCCGATTCGTAACCAACGTGTCACACTCTGTATCAAGCGCCGCCGGTGGGAAGTCAAGGACACCGGCGACATTGTTAGCAGGGATTGGAATGTAGTGCAACAGGGAACTCGGATGACCAAGGAGTTCGCTGATTTTTTAAAAACAATGTATTGA
- a CDS encoding ISAon1 family transposase N-terminal region protein produces the protein MPLIELILPDFIIENYLLTHVEKSDERYHVYLEEKNYEEADPRRSDLLSKGYFPSITLQDFPIRGHKVFLHVKRRRWLNTMTGKVVHRDWNEVAEGTRMTSEFSAFLKVVGGYEG, from the coding sequence TTGCCGCTTATCGAGTTAATCTTACCGGATTTTATAATTGAGAATTATTTGCTGACCCATGTAGAGAAGTCAGACGAACGTTATCATGTTTATTTGGAAGAGAAGAATTACGAAGAAGCCGATCCAAGACGTTCAGATTTACTCTCCAAAGGTTATTTTCCCTCCATTACTCTACAAGATTTTCCAATTCGAGGTCACAAAGTTTTTCTTCATGTCAAACGTCGCAGATGGCTCAATACTATGACGGGTAAAGTTGTCCATAGAGATTGGAACGAGGTAGCAGAAGGAACGCGGATGACGAGTGAGTTTTCCGCTTTTTTAAAAGTGGTTGGTGGATACGAGGGCTAA
- a CDS encoding ISAon1 family transposase N-terminal region protein: MESFLPLLELILPDFIIENYLLTHVEKSEERYHVYLEEKNYPEGDPRKADLLSKGYFPTITLQDFPIRGHKVFLHIKRRRWLNTRTGKVVCRDWTEVAEGTRMTSEFSAFLKPGRRAEIGGYEG; encoded by the coding sequence TTGGAGAGTTTCTTGCCGCTTCTTGAGTTAATCTTACCGGATTTTATAATTGAAAACTACTTGCTGACTCACGTAGAGAAGTCAGAAGAGCGCTATCATGTTTATTTGGAAGAGAAGAATTATCCAGAAGGTGACCCAAGAAAAGCCGACTTACTCTCCAAAGGTTATTTTCCCACCATTACTCTACAAGATTTCCCGATTCGAGGTCATAAGGTATTTCTTCATATCAAACGCCGTAGATGGCTCAATACCAGGACTGGAAAAGTGGTTTGCAGGGACTGGACAGAGGTAGCTGAAGGAACGCGGATGACGAGTGAGTTTTCCGCTTTTTTAAAACCGGGCCGCCGGGCGGAAATTGGTGGATACGAGGGCTAA
- a CDS encoding GlxA family transcriptional regulator gives MKHIAIIAPDGQSNLSSVACIVGSYEIFSEANSYWEKNGHKPLYEVEIVGVSEQAVFSKGLVSIRPHTHINSLDKTDLIIIPSLAHDYESALAGNVAMVDWLSRQYKNGAELASMCTGAFMLASAGLLNGKVCSTHWSAVNTFSILFPNVKLRSHRTITDEAGIYTNGGAYSFLNLLVHLVEKFYDRPTAIFCAKLFQIEINREFQSIFTIFSGQKLHDDEEIKLAQQYIESKIDEKISVDQLSSRFSIGRRNFDRRFVKATGNTPLEYAQRVKIEAAKRAFENTRKTINEVMYEIGYSDLKAFREVFRKITGMSPMEYRERYNKSVVDS, from the coding sequence ATGAAGCACATTGCTATTATCGCGCCGGACGGCCAGAGCAACTTGTCGAGTGTTGCCTGTATTGTAGGGTCTTACGAGATATTTTCAGAAGCGAACTCATATTGGGAAAAGAACGGGCACAAACCATTATACGAGGTCGAGATCGTGGGGGTTTCTGAACAGGCAGTATTCAGTAAGGGACTGGTGAGCATCAGGCCGCATACCCATATCAATTCGCTCGATAAAACTGATCTCATCATCATTCCGTCTTTGGCCCACGATTACGAGAGCGCCCTGGCCGGTAACGTTGCCATGGTAGACTGGTTGTCGCGCCAGTACAAGAATGGCGCCGAGCTTGCCTCCATGTGTACGGGTGCGTTTATGCTGGCGTCGGCGGGCTTACTCAATGGAAAGGTTTGTTCTACGCATTGGTCTGCTGTAAATACGTTTAGCATATTGTTTCCCAATGTAAAACTACGGTCGCACCGAACGATCACGGACGAGGCCGGAATTTATACCAATGGAGGAGCGTATTCATTTTTGAACCTGCTGGTCCATCTGGTCGAAAAGTTCTACGACCGACCAACCGCCATATTTTGCGCAAAGTTGTTTCAAATTGAAATAAACAGAGAGTTCCAGTCCATTTTCACGATTTTTAGCGGACAAAAATTACACGACGATGAGGAAATCAAATTAGCCCAGCAGTACATTGAAAGCAAAATCGATGAAAAGATCTCTGTGGACCAGCTTTCTTCCAGGTTTTCAATCGGCAGGCGCAATTTTGATCGCAGGTTTGTAAAGGCAACGGGCAACACGCCATTGGAATACGCCCAGCGTGTAAAAATAGAGGCGGCCAAACGTGCTTTTGAAAATACCCGGAAAACGATCAACGAAGTAATGTATGAAATAGGTTACTCCGACTTGAAAGCATTCAGGGAAGTATTCCGAAAAATAACGGGCATGTCGCCTATGGAATATAGGGAACGGTATAACAAAAGCGTGGTAGATAGTTAA
- a CDS encoding DUF349 domain-containing protein, with amino-acid sequence MAQEQQEGVKSDEQEDLTQKTIDTLEIDLNNELTEEHEEEVPDVDYSQLSKEQLVNLLENELASIQAEGAKPALLKKAEAVAREIRPVLDQIKLKDREAALSAFVADTGGEDGFEYRYDAETQKIDSLSREIRGMKNSYYQSQEKEKEKNFNVKTALLQRLRSLLEDEGNRETDASGLKSSWEEFKKIQEDWKHAGNIASPHNGTLWATYNALIDRYFSNRNIYFELKELDRRRNAELKAELCEKVEELGKSLENRPMTREILNDANHIFEEYKHLGPAPKEDQEKLWQRFKEALDVLYDAQRGQFAEQKKSMQENYDLKLKIYESIVPFTSYNSGSIKEWNAKTKEIMAFQDQWVALKGIMPREEGKDLSKKFWAALKTFFNNKGEFFRQLEAKREQNLELKNQLCTDAEAILATGEDNPSTTQKIIELQKRWKGIGQVPEKFKDTIYDRFKKACDAYFDQKRAKNKEVEEEFENNLKRKTDLIERIETAAKSKDESSLNLLSAFKSEWSSIGFVPKKDMQTIQKRYIAAINTYVSAIGQLSTKEKEQAVLESEVELVRDGEGGRNLYRKESDIRRRITQLENDIALWQNNIEFFAKSKTSDRLKQEFERKISAAQNQLEDLKHQLTIIQEAI; translated from the coding sequence ATGGCACAAGAACAACAGGAAGGGGTCAAAAGCGACGAGCAGGAAGACCTGACACAAAAGACGATTGACACCCTGGAAATTGATCTTAACAATGAGTTGACGGAAGAACATGAGGAGGAAGTGCCGGACGTTGATTACAGCCAATTGTCGAAAGAACAACTGGTTAACTTGTTAGAGAATGAACTGGCGTCTATACAGGCGGAAGGAGCGAAGCCGGCACTGCTGAAAAAGGCAGAAGCAGTGGCGCGCGAAATCCGTCCCGTGCTCGATCAGATCAAACTGAAAGACAGGGAAGCCGCTCTTAGTGCTTTCGTTGCCGATACTGGTGGCGAGGATGGTTTTGAATACAGATACGATGCCGAAACCCAGAAAATTGACTCCCTGAGCAGGGAAATCAGAGGGATGAAGAACTCGTACTATCAGAGCCAGGAGAAAGAAAAAGAGAAGAATTTTAATGTAAAAACGGCTCTGCTGCAACGTCTTCGCTCACTGCTGGAAGACGAGGGAAACCGCGAAACGGATGCCTCGGGCCTAAAATCCAGCTGGGAAGAGTTCAAGAAAATTCAGGAAGACTGGAAGCACGCAGGTAATATAGCAAGTCCGCATAACGGTACATTATGGGCTACTTATAATGCATTGATCGACCGTTATTTCAGCAACCGCAACATATACTTTGAACTAAAAGAGCTCGACAGACGCCGTAATGCAGAATTGAAAGCTGAGCTTTGCGAGAAGGTGGAAGAGTTGGGGAAATCGCTGGAAAACCGTCCAATGACGCGTGAAATCCTGAATGACGCCAATCATATTTTTGAAGAATACAAACATTTGGGCCCCGCTCCAAAAGAAGATCAGGAGAAACTATGGCAGCGATTCAAGGAAGCGCTGGATGTGCTTTATGATGCACAGAGAGGCCAGTTTGCCGAGCAGAAGAAATCAATGCAGGAAAACTACGACCTGAAACTCAAAATTTACGAGTCGATCGTACCATTTACGTCCTACAATTCAGGCAGTATTAAGGAGTGGAATGCCAAGACGAAGGAAATCATGGCGTTTCAGGACCAGTGGGTTGCTTTGAAAGGCATTATGCCACGTGAGGAAGGAAAAGACCTGAGCAAGAAATTCTGGGCAGCACTTAAAACCTTCTTCAACAACAAGGGAGAGTTTTTCCGTCAGCTTGAAGCAAAAAGAGAGCAAAATCTGGAACTGAAAAACCAGCTGTGTACCGATGCGGAAGCGATCCTGGCAACGGGCGAAGATAACCCGTCGACCACGCAGAAGATCATTGAACTTCAGAAAAGATGGAAAGGTATTGGCCAGGTTCCCGAGAAATTCAAGGATACTATTTATGATCGTTTCAAAAAAGCATGCGACGCCTATTTTGATCAGAAACGCGCCAAGAATAAGGAGGTAGAAGAAGAGTTTGAGAATAACCTGAAACGTAAAACAGACCTGATCGAGCGAATCGAAACGGCTGCCAAAAGTAAGGATGAGTCTTCCCTTAACCTTTTGAGCGCATTTAAGAGTGAATGGTCTTCGATCGGCTTCGTACCAAAGAAAGACATGCAAACGATCCAGAAGCGCTACATTGCTGCCATAAATACCTATGTGAGTGCGATCGGCCAGCTTTCTACCAAGGAGAAAGAACAAGCTGTACTGGAAAGTGAAGTGGAATTGGTGAGAGACGGCGAGGGTGGCCGTAACCTGTATCGCAAGGAAAGCGACATCAGACGTCGCATTACGCAGCTTGAAAACGACATTGCATTATGGCAGAATAACATTGAATTCTTCGCAAAATCGAAAACTTCTGACCGGTTGAAGCAAGAATTTGAAAGGAAAATCAGCGCCGCGCAAAATCAGCTGGAAGATTTAAAACACCAACTGACTATAATTCAGGAGGCTATATAA
- a CDS encoding ArsR/SmtB family transcription factor, whose translation MGVTKTEIFTEQQNRIADLAKAFSHPARVAIMQLLIARKACVCGDLVDELELAQATVSQHLKELKRIGIIQGEINPPRVCYCINPVVWEEAQKTFGSFLDTFAVTTSCCN comes from the coding sequence ATGGGAGTCACAAAAACTGAAATATTCACCGAGCAACAGAACCGGATTGCAGATCTGGCCAAGGCGTTTTCGCATCCGGCAAGAGTTGCGATCATGCAGCTGCTGATTGCAAGGAAAGCCTGTGTTTGCGGTGATTTGGTCGATGAGCTGGAACTTGCCCAGGCGACTGTATCGCAACATTTAAAGGAATTGAAACGGATCGGAATCATTCAGGGTGAAATTAACCCGCCACGGGTATGCTATTGCATTAACCCAGTCGTGTGGGAGGAAGCACAAAAAACTTTTGGCTCCTTTCTGGATACGTTTGCCGTCACTACATCCTGCTGTAATTAA
- a CDS encoding citrate synthase, with product MSQIAELTLDGKKYEFPIIEGSEQEKAIDIAKLRDQTGYITIDAGYKNTGATKSAITFLDGEEGVLNYRGYSIEDLAEKSSFLEVAYLLIYGELPTEKQFADFEHDIRTHTLVNEDMRKIFEGFPVNAHPMGVLSSLVSAMSAFYPDTNDQNSDEVTQLHIIRLMSKLPTIATWSYKKSQGHPVNYPQNDLDYCSNFLNMMFSLPVAKYNVDPVVSAALNKLLILHADHEQNCSTSTVRLVGSSHANIYSSISSGISALWGPLHGGANQEVIEMLEAIKNDGGDTQKYIDMAKDKSSGFRLFGFGHRVYKNFDPRARIIKKAADDVLNKLGINDPVLEIAQRLEKAALEDEYFVQRKLYPNVDFYSGIIYRALGIPTNMFTVMFAIGRLPGWIAQWKEMRANKEPIGRPRQVYVGAPKRDFVPMSER from the coding sequence ATGTCCCAAATAGCTGAATTAACCCTTGATGGTAAAAAGTACGAGTTCCCTATAATTGAAGGAAGTGAACAAGAGAAAGCGATTGATATTGCGAAATTGCGTGACCAGACAGGGTATATTACAATTGATGCAGGTTACAAAAATACCGGCGCCACAAAAAGCGCTATAACTTTTTTGGATGGTGAGGAAGGAGTCCTGAATTACAGAGGGTATTCGATCGAAGACCTGGCCGAAAAGTCATCATTTCTGGAAGTAGCCTATCTTTTGATTTACGGAGAGCTTCCTACTGAAAAGCAATTCGCTGATTTTGAGCATGATATAAGAACGCATACACTTGTTAACGAGGATATGCGCAAGATTTTTGAAGGATTTCCGGTGAATGCACATCCAATGGGCGTGCTTTCGTCACTGGTGAGTGCGATGAGCGCTTTTTATCCTGATACCAATGATCAGAATAGCGATGAAGTGACGCAGCTGCACATTATCCGCCTGATGTCCAAGTTGCCAACCATTGCAACCTGGTCTTACAAGAAATCACAGGGACATCCGGTTAACTATCCTCAGAACGACCTGGATTATTGCTCCAATTTCTTGAATATGATGTTTTCACTACCTGTTGCCAAATACAACGTGGATCCGGTAGTGTCAGCAGCTTTGAACAAATTGCTTATCCTCCATGCTGATCACGAACAAAACTGCTCTACTTCTACCGTAAGACTGGTAGGTTCGTCTCATGCTAATATTTATTCTTCCATCTCTTCCGGTATCAGTGCATTGTGGGGCCCACTTCATGGTGGTGCAAACCAAGAAGTGATTGAAATGCTTGAAGCGATCAAGAACGATGGTGGTGATACGCAGAAGTACATTGATATGGCAAAAGACAAAAGCAGCGGTTTCCGTTTGTTTGGTTTCGGCCACCGGGTTTACAAAAACTTTGACCCACGTGCAAGAATCATCAAAAAAGCAGCTGACGATGTGCTTAACAAGTTGGGTATCAATGATCCAGTTCTCGAAATTGCCCAGAGACTTGAAAAAGCTGCGTTGGAAGATGAGTACTTCGTACAACGCAAGCTTTACCCGAACGTAGATTTCTACTCCGGGATCATTTACCGTGCATTGGGTATTCCTACCAATATGTTCACGGTGATGTTCGCGATAGGCCGTCTGCCGGGTTGGATTGCGCAATGGAAGGAAATGCGTGCAAACAAAGAGCCGATCGGTCGTCCACGCCAGGTGTACGTAGGAGCTCCGAAAAGAGACTTTGTTCCAATGAGTGAACGATAA
- the pdxH gene encoding pyridoxamine 5'-phosphate oxidase, translating into MDHNIAKIRHDYNLKGLHETDLDPDPLKQFKLWFNEAVKADITEANAMLLSTVFNGRPSGRIVLLKDLNQVGFSFYTNYHSKKSIEMESNPQVALTFFWKEFERQVRIEGRIEKTTAAESDEYFAVRPRGSQIGAWVSDQSEVISGREVLDDKTRELNERFRDHAVPRPPHWGGYRVTPDYIEFWQGRPSRLHDRLAYLKTVDNSWKIERLSP; encoded by the coding sequence ATGGACCATAACATCGCAAAAATCCGCCATGACTATAATTTAAAGGGACTCCATGAAACAGATTTGGACCCTGATCCACTGAAACAGTTCAAGTTATGGTTTAACGAAGCAGTAAAGGCCGATATCACAGAGGCTAATGCCATGCTCCTCAGTACCGTATTTAATGGCCGCCCGTCGGGCCGGATTGTGCTGCTGAAAGACCTTAATCAGGTTGGTTTTTCATTCTATACCAATTACCACAGCAAGAAGTCCATTGAGATGGAATCCAATCCGCAGGTAGCATTGACATTCTTTTGGAAGGAATTCGAAAGACAGGTCCGGATCGAGGGCCGCATTGAGAAAACAACAGCAGCAGAATCCGACGAGTATTTTGCTGTTCGTCCGCGTGGAAGCCAGATCGGCGCGTGGGTTTCGGACCAGAGTGAGGTCATTTCGGGGAGGGAAGTATTGGATGACAAAACCCGGGAACTGAATGAGCGTTTCAGGGATCATGCTGTACCCCGCCCACCGCATTGGGGAGGCTACCGGGTCACCCCCGATTACATTGAATTCTGGCAGGGACGGCCCAGTCGCTTGCACGACCGGCTCGCCTACCTGAAAACTGTTGATAACAGCTGGAAAATCGAAAGATTGTCACCCTAG
- a CDS encoding RNA polymerase sigma factor, with protein MPISANELTACQQQDRKAQATLYDYYKGRLLGFCRRYARTVAEAEDIMLDSFVKIFAQLHTVKRVESLDAWVKSVTIRTAIDHYRSQLHEPVVVPIEAAAEVADNSFNTFLDQLSIEEIQRMIALLPTGYRMVFNLYLIDGFSHAEIARLLGISEGTSKSQLAKAKALFFKTIKGNPNLFYAP; from the coding sequence ATGCCTATTTCGGCGAATGAATTGACCGCCTGTCAACAACAAGACCGGAAAGCCCAGGCGACCCTGTATGATTATTACAAGGGTCGCTTACTTGGTTTTTGTCGACGATATGCCAGAACGGTCGCAGAGGCAGAAGATATTATGCTTGATAGTTTTGTAAAAATCTTCGCTCAATTGCATACGGTAAAACGAGTGGAGTCCTTGGATGCCTGGGTGAAATCAGTGACGATTCGCACGGCGATTGATCATTATCGCAGCCAGTTGCATGAGCCGGTCGTCGTACCGATCGAGGCGGCTGCCGAAGTTGCCGACAACAGTTTCAATACCTTTCTCGATCAACTGAGCATCGAAGAGATTCAGCGGATGATCGCGCTTCTACCGACCGGCTATCGTATGGTTTTCAACTTGTATCTGATTGACGGATTTTCACATGCTGAGATTGCCCGGTTGCTGGGCATCTCCGAAGGCACTTCGAAATCACAACTCGCAAAGGCCAAGGCGCTATTTTTTAAAACAATTAAGGGCAATCCCAACCTTTTTTATGCACCCTGA